In Paraburkholderia sprentiae WSM5005, a genomic segment contains:
- a CDS encoding MFS transporter, giving the protein MTVAQSESISLSDDEARRQLRRAVIASTIGTTIEWYDFFLYSIVTGLVFAKLYFPESDPLVGTLQAFLIYAVGFIARPVGAAIFGHYGDRIGRKATLIVTLLLMGLATFAVGFVPTYATIGIWGAILLTVLRFIQGVGVGGEWGGSVLMSMEWARTNKHRGFVASWPQFGVPAGLCIANLVVLATSQMSGSAFLTWGWRVPFFLSIVLVAIGLYIRLSILETPIFAKLLAERRIEKAPMREVLRRQPKDILLSALARMAEQAPFYIFTAFIFTYGVMRLGVTRDLLLTAVLAAAVLELFTIPFFGHVSDLIGRRRMYVIGAAAAGLFGFLYFFMLGTRNPTLIFVAIVLSLLPHAMMYGPQAALIAESFTGRLRYSGASMGYQLASVIAGGPAPLIATALYAYFHSGFAVAWYVFACGVISVAAAMRLGDRTNKDISREYDDVHAVHDERHATP; this is encoded by the coding sequence ATGACTGTCGCCCAATCGGAATCAATATCCCTCTCGGATGACGAGGCTCGGCGCCAGTTGCGCCGGGCTGTCATCGCCAGCACGATCGGTACCACCATCGAATGGTATGACTTCTTCCTGTACAGCATCGTGACCGGTCTGGTATTCGCGAAGCTGTATTTCCCGGAATCGGACCCGCTTGTCGGCACACTCCAGGCTTTTTTGATTTACGCGGTCGGCTTTATCGCGCGGCCGGTGGGCGCGGCGATTTTCGGTCACTATGGCGATCGCATCGGGCGAAAAGCCACGTTGATCGTGACGCTGTTGCTAATGGGACTCGCGACGTTTGCCGTGGGCTTTGTGCCGACCTACGCGACGATCGGCATCTGGGGAGCGATTCTGCTCACGGTGCTGCGCTTCATTCAGGGTGTGGGCGTTGGCGGCGAGTGGGGCGGCTCGGTGCTGATGTCGATGGAATGGGCACGCACCAACAAGCATCGCGGTTTCGTCGCGTCCTGGCCGCAGTTCGGCGTACCGGCGGGATTGTGCATTGCAAACCTGGTAGTGCTGGCCACCAGCCAGATGTCTGGCAGCGCATTTCTCACGTGGGGCTGGCGGGTGCCGTTTTTCCTCAGCATCGTGCTGGTCGCGATCGGCCTTTACATTCGCTTGAGTATTCTCGAGACGCCGATCTTCGCGAAGCTCCTCGCTGAGCGCAGGATTGAAAAGGCGCCGATGCGCGAAGTATTGCGCCGGCAACCGAAAGACATTCTTCTGTCGGCGCTCGCGCGCATGGCCGAACAGGCGCCTTTCTATATTTTCACGGCCTTTATATTCACCTATGGCGTGATGCGGCTGGGCGTCACACGCGACCTGTTGCTCACGGCGGTGCTGGCCGCTGCGGTGCTGGAATTATTTACGATTCCGTTCTTTGGTCACGTGTCTGATCTGATCGGGCGGCGACGCATGTACGTGATCGGCGCTGCTGCTGCCGGGCTATTCGGTTTCCTGTACTTCTTTATGCTCGGCACCCGTAACCCGACATTGATCTTTGTGGCCATCGTGCTTTCGCTGCTTCCGCACGCAATGATGTATGGTCCGCAGGCCGCGTTGATCGCCGAGTCGTTCACGGGGCGCTTGCGTTACAGCGGTGCGTCGATGGGCTACCAGTTGGCCTCCGTCATCGCTGGCGGTCCCGCGCCGTTGATTGCGACGGCGCTCTACGCTTACTTCCATTCGGGCTTTGCGGTGGCGTGGTATGTGTTCGCGTGTGGGGTGATTAGCGTGGCGGCTGCCATGCGATTGGGCGATCGCACGAATAAGGACATTTCGCGGGAATACGACGACGTGCATGCGGTGCATGACGAGAGACATGCTACTCCGTGA
- a CDS encoding DHA2 family efflux MFS transporter permease subunit, giving the protein MTHSLHGKQRWLALIVLCLGVLMIVLDTTIVNVALPSIAADLGFSETSLVWVVNAYMLTFGGCLLLGGRLGDLYGHRKLFLCGITLFTLASLACGLANSQILLVAARAVQGLGGAIVSAVSLSLIMNLFTESGERAKAMGVYGFVCAGGGSIGVLLGGLLTNLLSWHWIFLVNLPIGIAVYALCVALLPDARGHAHGERLDVAGALSVTASLMLAVYAVVNGNEAGWTSTQTLGLLFAALALLAAFLAIEARVQHPLMPLGLLRLRNVATANVVGVLWAAAMFAWFFISALYLQRVLGYRPLQVGLAFLPANLIMGLFSLGVSARVVMRFGLRRPLAAGLLLAACGLALFARAPVDGSFVIDVLPGMMLLGFGAGIAFNPLLLAAMSDVDPADSGLASGIVNTSFMMGGALGLAVLASLAAARSEAMQASSSAAVALNSGYHVAFLFGAVFAATAGVVGGLWLRPGQVGAAAGVDGEAADSTRPTAATAKPQARSNA; this is encoded by the coding sequence ATGACCCATTCCCTCCACGGCAAACAACGTTGGCTCGCACTGATCGTGCTCTGCCTGGGCGTGCTGATGATCGTGCTCGACACGACCATCGTGAACGTCGCACTGCCGTCCATCGCCGCCGATCTCGGCTTCAGCGAAACCTCGCTCGTGTGGGTCGTCAATGCATACATGCTGACGTTCGGCGGCTGTCTGTTGCTCGGTGGACGGCTTGGCGACCTGTACGGACACCGCAAGCTGTTTCTCTGCGGCATTACGCTCTTCACGCTCGCTTCGCTCGCCTGCGGCCTCGCGAATTCGCAAATCCTGCTCGTCGCCGCGCGCGCCGTGCAGGGCTTGGGCGGGGCGATCGTGTCCGCCGTGTCCTTGTCGCTGATCATGAATCTGTTCACCGAATCCGGCGAACGCGCGAAAGCGATGGGCGTGTATGGCTTCGTCTGCGCGGGCGGCGGCAGCATCGGCGTGCTGCTTGGCGGACTGCTCACTAACCTGCTGAGCTGGCATTGGATCTTTCTGGTCAATCTGCCGATCGGCATTGCGGTGTACGCGCTGTGCGTCGCGCTTCTGCCCGACGCGCGCGGACACGCGCACGGCGAACGGCTCGATGTGGCCGGCGCGCTCAGCGTCACCGCATCGCTGATGCTGGCGGTCTACGCGGTCGTCAACGGCAACGAGGCGGGCTGGACTTCGACGCAGACGCTCGGCCTGCTGTTCGCCGCGCTGGCGCTGCTAGCCGCATTCCTCGCGATCGAAGCCAGAGTCCAACATCCGTTGATGCCGCTCGGTCTGCTGCGTTTGCGCAATGTCGCGACCGCGAACGTAGTGGGCGTGTTGTGGGCGGCCGCGATGTTCGCGTGGTTCTTTATTTCGGCACTGTATCTGCAGCGCGTGCTCGGCTATCGGCCGTTGCAGGTGGGGCTGGCGTTTCTGCCCGCGAACCTGATCATGGGACTCTTCTCGCTCGGCGTGTCGGCGCGTGTGGTGATGCGCTTCGGGCTGCGTCGGCCGCTCGCGGCGGGCCTGTTGCTCGCGGCCTGCGGGCTTGCGCTATTCGCACGCGCGCCCGTCGACGGCAGCTTCGTGATCGACGTGTTGCCCGGCATGATGCTGCTCGGCTTCGGCGCGGGCATCGCGTTCAACCCGCTGCTGCTGGCCGCGATGAGCGACGTCGATCCCGCCGATTCGGGCCTCGCGTCGGGCATCGTCAACACGTCGTTCATGATGGGCGGGGCGCTCGGGCTCGCGGTGCTCGCGAGTCTTGCCGCGGCGCGCAGCGAGGCGATGCAGGCGTCGTCGAGTGCGGCGGTTGCGCTGAACAGCGGGTATCACGTCGCGTTTCTGTTTGGGGCGGTTTTTGCGGCGACGGCCGGCGTGGTGGGCGGGCTGTGGCTGAGGCCGGGGCAGGTGGGCGCTGCTGCGGGCGTGGATGGGGAGGCGGCGGATTCGACTCGGCCCACGGCCGCCACTGCAAAACCGCAAGCGCGATCAAATGCCTGA
- a CDS encoding AraC family transcriptional regulator: protein MRAETNPAGKALWFIESHFAGDLTLDDIARCAWVSRFHLARAFEAATGLSVMRYLRARRLSVAAQRLADGAPDILALAIDAGYGSHEAFTRAFREQFGLTPDALRARGHLDNLSIVEPIKMDETLLTHLDPPRFEDGTPFLVAGLSERYTCETSKSIPSQWQRFGAWYGKVPGQVGQVAYGVSYNADELGNFDYLCGVEVGDFSALPPELSRVRIAAQRYAVFSHREHISGIRRTMNTIWNQWLPASGHVPADAPNFERYGEQFDPVTGMGGVEVWLPLKS from the coding sequence ATGAGAGCCGAGACGAATCCGGCTGGAAAAGCGCTCTGGTTTATCGAAAGCCACTTCGCCGGCGACTTGACGCTCGACGACATCGCCCGCTGCGCATGGGTGTCGCGTTTTCATCTGGCGCGCGCGTTCGAAGCGGCAACCGGGCTTTCGGTGATGCGCTACCTGCGCGCGCGTCGCTTGAGCGTCGCCGCGCAGCGTCTCGCCGACGGCGCGCCCGACATTCTGGCGCTCGCCATCGATGCCGGTTACGGCTCTCACGAAGCATTCACGCGCGCGTTTCGCGAGCAGTTCGGGCTCACGCCCGACGCGCTGCGCGCGCGGGGTCATCTCGACAACCTGAGCATCGTGGAGCCGATCAAAATGGACGAAACCCTTTTGACCCATCTGGACCCGCCGCGCTTCGAAGACGGCACGCCGTTTCTCGTCGCTGGACTGAGCGAGCGCTATACCTGCGAGACCAGCAAGTCGATTCCATCGCAGTGGCAGCGCTTTGGCGCCTGGTACGGCAAGGTGCCGGGACAGGTCGGCCAAGTGGCTTATGGCGTTAGCTACAACGCCGATGAACTGGGTAACTTCGACTACCTGTGCGGCGTCGAAGTCGGCGACTTTTCGGCGTTGCCGCCGGAGCTGAGTCGTGTACGCATCGCCGCGCAACGTTATGCGGTGTTCAGCCATCGAGAGCACATCTCGGGCATTCGCCGCACGATGAATACGATCTGGAATCAGTGGTTGCCCGCATCAGGGCACGTGCCTGCCGATGCGCCGAATTTCGAACGGTATGGCGAGCAGTTCGATCCGGTGACGGGAATGGGCGGAGTCGAAGTCTGGCTGCCGTTGAAGAGTTGA
- a CDS encoding AraC family transcriptional regulator, producing MPAYTDATATYTKRFEAVLAYIDANLEGDLSVDALSRIANFSMFHFHRQFVAYVGVPVARYVQLMRLRRAARRLASQASCSVLDAALDAGFDSPEAFSRAFKRAFGTAPSAFRRHPTWQFWSASFIVPYLSRKLTMQVQIVDFAETRVAALEHRGPPGLVNASARKFIDWRIQSGQSPVASSRTFGIPHGNPDTVPAEAFRFEICAEIDEPVAPNDYGVRERVIPGGRCAVIRHTGSTDHIGETIYPIFRDWLPSSGEELRDQPLFFHYLSVFPETPLDQWQTDIYLPLLSSRRSDG from the coding sequence ATGCCAGCTTACACAGACGCCACCGCTACCTACACGAAGCGCTTCGAAGCCGTTCTCGCCTATATCGATGCCAACCTCGAGGGCGATCTGTCGGTCGACGCGCTAAGCCGCATCGCAAACTTCTCGATGTTCCATTTTCATCGGCAGTTTGTCGCGTATGTGGGCGTGCCCGTCGCACGCTATGTGCAGCTGATGCGCTTGCGTCGCGCGGCCCGCCGTCTCGCGTCGCAAGCGTCGTGCTCGGTGCTCGATGCCGCGCTCGACGCCGGCTTCGACAGTCCCGAAGCCTTCAGTCGTGCGTTCAAGCGGGCGTTCGGCACGGCGCCGAGCGCGTTCCGGCGGCATCCAACATGGCAATTCTGGAGTGCGAGTTTTATCGTTCCCTACCTTTCGAGGAAACTGACCATGCAAGTGCAAATCGTCGATTTTGCTGAAACCCGCGTTGCCGCGCTCGAACATCGGGGTCCACCTGGACTCGTCAACGCGAGTGCACGCAAGTTCATCGACTGGCGTATTCAAAGCGGACAATCGCCGGTGGCGTCGAGCAGGACCTTCGGCATTCCGCACGGCAATCCGGACACGGTGCCGGCAGAAGCCTTCCGCTTCGAGATCTGCGCAGAGATCGACGAGCCTGTCGCGCCGAATGATTATGGTGTGCGTGAACGGGTGATTCCAGGCGGCCGGTGCGCGGTGATTCGGCACACGGGATCGACCGACCACATCGGCGAGACGATCTATCCGATCTTTCGCGACTGGCTCCCTTCGAGTGGAGAAGAATTGCGAGACCAACCGCTCTTTTTCCACTATCTGAGCGTTTTTCCCGAGACGCCGCTGGACCAGTGGCAGACGGATATTTATCTTCCGTTGCTGTCTTCACGCCGTTCCGACGGGTGA
- a CDS encoding GNAT family N-acetyltransferase: MEPTRDVYGQPIGVPVPGWHGAQPPGREPLSGRYCRLEPVDVERHAADLFDAYRSATDGRDWTYLAVGPFESLAAYREHLARMAASKDPLHYAVIDLATGKPVGTLALMRIDPANGVIEVGHVVYSPRLKRTRVATDVMFVLLGEVFDKLGYRRFEWKCDSLNEPSRKAALRYGFTFEGIFRQAIVYRERNRDTAWFSIIDSEWPALRSSYQRWLDANNFDAQGQQAERLADLIAQRRAADEAR, translated from the coding sequence ATGGAACCCACACGTGACGTCTACGGCCAGCCGATCGGCGTGCCCGTACCCGGCTGGCACGGCGCGCAGCCGCCGGGCCGCGAACCGCTGAGCGGCCGTTATTGCCGCCTCGAACCCGTCGACGTCGAGCGCCACGCGGCCGACCTCTTCGACGCGTACCGCTCGGCCACCGACGGCCGCGACTGGACCTATCTCGCGGTCGGCCCGTTCGAGAGCCTCGCGGCCTATCGCGAGCATTTGGCGCGGATGGCAGCATCGAAAGATCCGCTGCACTACGCGGTGATCGACCTGGCGACCGGCAAGCCGGTCGGCACGCTCGCGCTGATGCGAATCGATCCCGCCAATGGCGTGATCGAAGTCGGCCACGTTGTGTATTCGCCGCGGCTCAAGCGCACGCGCGTCGCGACCGATGTGATGTTCGTGCTGCTCGGCGAAGTGTTCGACAAGCTCGGTTACCGGCGTTTCGAATGGAAATGCGATTCGCTGAACGAGCCGTCGCGCAAGGCCGCACTGCGCTATGGATTCACGTTCGAGGGGATCTTCCGGCAGGCGATCGTCTACCGCGAGCGCAATCGCGACACGGCGTGGTTTTCGATCATCGACAGCGAGTGGCCAGCGTTGCGCTCGTCCTATCAACGCTGGCTCGACGCGAACAATTTCGATGCGCAAGGCCAGCAGGCCGAGCGGCTCGCCGATCTGATCGCGCAGCGGCGAGCGGCCGACGAGGCCCGCTAA
- a CDS encoding GNAT family N-acetyltransferase, with the protein MTIHIRPATASDATLILRFITELAVYEKAEHEVVAGVKDIEKSLFGAGAPAKALICEMNGEPVGFCVYFFSYSTWLGKQGLYLEDLYVSPASRGSGAGKQMLRHLAQIACETGCGRFEWSVLDWNEPAIGFYKSIGANPQSEWVRYRLAGDALTAFAEGETERNA; encoded by the coding sequence TTGACCATCCACATCCGCCCCGCCACCGCGTCCGACGCCACCCTGATCCTGCGCTTCATCACCGAACTCGCGGTCTACGAGAAAGCCGAGCACGAAGTCGTCGCCGGCGTCAAAGATATCGAAAAGAGCCTGTTTGGCGCGGGCGCCCCCGCGAAGGCACTGATCTGCGAAATGAACGGCGAGCCCGTCGGTTTTTGCGTGTACTTCTTTTCGTATTCGACGTGGCTCGGCAAGCAGGGACTTTACCTGGAAGACCTGTACGTATCGCCCGCATCGCGCGGCAGCGGCGCGGGCAAACAGATGCTGCGCCATCTCGCGCAAATCGCCTGCGAAACGGGCTGCGGCCGCTTCGAGTGGAGCGTGCTCGACTGGAACGAGCCGGCCATCGGCTTCTACAAGTCGATCGGCGCGAATCCGCAAAGCGAATGGGTGCGTTACCGTCTCGCTGGGGATGCGCTCACAGCATTCGCCGAAGGCGAAACCGAACGGAACGCATAA
- the pdxR gene encoding MocR-like pyridoxine biosynthesis transcription factor PdxR, protein MIEIIGPLVHADAADAARPAPLQKQLIDRLQQAILAGRLPAGSRLPSSRLLAAEMGVSRNTVVIAYEHLVAVGYVIADRQGTRVSPLSSPAARGERAAASAASEVVYAARVEQFAASHHHADNADALTPGTPALDRFPLAAWRRALDRAMERALPRALGYGTPAGELALRDAIAAHLRMARGVRCDGSQVVITEGAQEALNLCVRLLTNPGHIGWIEDPGYRGAKAAFTAGDLRVLPIPVDAEGMAVPADAWRTHPPKLIYTSPAHQYPTGAVLSVARRLALIAQARRCGAWLIEDDYDGEVRHTGEPIASMQGLVDEAPVLYVGSFSKTMFPALRIGFVVLPHAIAARAAVALQEMLRGGHRLEQLALAQFIESGEFGRHLGRMRRLYRERQQALRDALAEHFPAATILGGDCGMHLTLRLPASFDDRAVAARAQTRGLSPRALSGFAIGEPGDNNGLVIGYGNTEAERLEPAVRVLAELVREMEGDARAAAKRSAKRAEKRAEKRAAKPAARPRKKPAPQRRPPAAPAT, encoded by the coding sequence ATGATCGAAATCATCGGACCGCTCGTCCACGCGGACGCCGCCGACGCCGCGCGGCCCGCGCCGCTGCAAAAGCAACTGATCGACCGTCTGCAGCAGGCGATCCTCGCGGGTCGTCTGCCGGCCGGATCGCGGCTGCCGTCGTCGCGACTGCTCGCCGCCGAAATGGGCGTATCGCGCAACACGGTCGTGATCGCCTACGAGCATCTGGTCGCCGTCGGCTATGTGATCGCCGATCGCCAGGGTACGCGCGTGAGCCCGCTATCGAGCCCCGCCGCGCGTGGCGAGCGGGCGGCGGCGTCGGCCGCGTCGGAGGTCGTCTACGCGGCACGCGTCGAGCAGTTCGCGGCGTCGCACCATCACGCCGACAACGCCGACGCGCTGACACCCGGCACGCCCGCGCTCGACCGTTTCCCGCTTGCCGCATGGCGGCGCGCGCTCGACCGGGCGATGGAGCGTGCATTGCCGCGCGCGCTCGGCTACGGCACGCCGGCTGGCGAGCTCGCGTTGCGCGACGCGATTGCCGCGCATCTGCGGATGGCGCGCGGCGTACGCTGCGATGGTTCGCAGGTCGTGATCACCGAGGGCGCGCAGGAGGCGCTCAATCTGTGCGTGCGACTGCTGACCAATCCCGGCCATATCGGATGGATCGAAGACCCGGGCTATCGCGGCGCAAAGGCCGCCTTTACCGCCGGCGATTTGCGCGTGCTGCCGATCCCCGTCGACGCCGAAGGCATGGCGGTGCCAGCCGACGCCTGGCGCACGCATCCGCCGAAGCTGATCTATACGTCTCCCGCGCATCAGTATCCGACGGGCGCGGTGCTATCGGTGGCGCGGCGGCTGGCGCTGATCGCGCAGGCGCGGCGCTGCGGCGCGTGGCTGATCGAGGACGATTACGACGGCGAGGTGCGCCATACCGGCGAGCCGATCGCGAGCATGCAGGGCCTCGTCGACGAGGCACCCGTGCTGTACGTCGGCTCGTTCAGCAAGACGATGTTTCCGGCGTTGCGCATCGGCTTCGTCGTGCTGCCTCACGCGATCGCCGCGCGCGCCGCTGTTGCGCTGCAAGAGATGCTGCGCGGCGGGCATCGGCTGGAGCAACTGGCGCTCGCGCAGTTCATCGAAAGTGGCGAGTTCGGGCGGCATCTCGGGCGGATGCGGCGGCTCTACCGCGAGCGCCAGCAGGCGCTGCGCGACGCGCTGGCCGAGCATTTTCCCGCGGCGACGATTTTGGGCGGCGATTGCGGCATGCATCTGACGCTGCGGCTGCCCGCGTCGTTCGACGATCGCGCCGTCGCGGCGCGGGCGCAGACGCGGGGGCTCAGTCCGCGCGCGCTGTCGGGGTTCGCGATCGGGGAGCCGGGGGACAACAACGGGCTCGTGATCGGGTATGGCAACACGGAGGCAGAGCGCTTGGAGCCTGCGGTCAGAGTGCTGGCGGAGTTGGTGCGGGAGATGGAGGGCGACGCGCGAGCGGCTGCGAAACGCTCGGCAAAACGCGCGGAAAAGCGCGCGGAAAAGCGCGCGGCAAAGCCCGCCGCCCGGCCCCGCAAAAAGCCCGCCCCGCAACGCCGCCCGCCCGCCGCCCCGGCAACCTGA
- a CDS encoding dienelactone hydrolase family protein has translation MAGSFIEVIAHDGGRFNAYVARPAQGSGPGLVLLQEIFGVNETMKASADRYAEEGYVVLVPDLFWRIKPGISLGYGDADMKQALGYLAQFDADVAVKDIAATIATLRELPEQAGKVGVVGYCLGGKLAFLSAARTDVDCAISYYGVGLEAHLDEVSAIRCPMVFHFPENDAHCPPDTRERIGAALRTRPQVEQYVYPGCDHAFAAPQRKQYDKPAAMMAYSRTLALLRKVLGPLYDLNALWEAHCYHEFATRNVDAVMPTMVAEPYVNHVPTMTGGVGHDNLKRFYTHHFVNSNPPDTKLIPISRTIGSDRIVDEFIFSCTHSCEIDWLLPGVAPTGKYFEVPMLAVVCFRGDKLYNEHIYWDQASVLVQVGLLDPEGLPVAGIESARKLLDETLPSNGLMGGRSKV, from the coding sequence ATGGCCGGCTCTTTCATCGAAGTCATCGCCCACGATGGTGGCCGTTTCAACGCATACGTCGCGCGCCCCGCGCAGGGCTCGGGCCCGGGACTGGTGCTGCTGCAGGAAATCTTCGGCGTCAACGAGACGATGAAGGCGAGCGCCGATCGCTACGCCGAGGAAGGCTACGTCGTGCTCGTGCCCGATCTGTTCTGGCGTATCAAGCCCGGTATCTCGCTTGGCTACGGCGACGCCGACATGAAACAGGCGCTCGGCTATCTGGCCCAGTTCGACGCTGATGTCGCGGTGAAGGACATCGCCGCCACCATCGCCACGTTGCGCGAACTACCCGAGCAGGCCGGCAAGGTGGGCGTGGTGGGCTACTGCCTGGGCGGCAAGCTCGCGTTTCTGAGCGCGGCGCGCACCGACGTCGATTGTGCGATCAGCTATTACGGCGTGGGCCTCGAAGCGCATCTCGACGAAGTATCGGCAATCCGCTGCCCGATGGTGTTCCACTTCCCCGAAAACGACGCGCACTGCCCGCCTGACACGCGCGAGCGCATTGGCGCGGCACTGCGCACGCGGCCGCAAGTCGAGCAGTACGTGTATCCCGGCTGCGATCACGCGTTTGCCGCGCCGCAGCGCAAGCAGTACGACAAGCCCGCCGCGATGATGGCGTACTCGCGCACGCTCGCGCTGCTACGCAAGGTGCTCGGTCCGCTCTACGATCTGAACGCGCTTTGGGAGGCGCATTGCTATCACGAGTTCGCGACACGCAACGTCGACGCGGTGATGCCGACGATGGTCGCCGAGCCCTACGTCAATCACGTGCCGACGATGACGGGCGGTGTCGGACACGACAATCTGAAGCGCTTTTACACGCACCATTTCGTCAACTCGAATCCGCCCGACACGAAGCTGATTCCGATTTCGCGCACGATCGGCTCCGACCGCATCGTCGATGAATTCATTTTTAGCTGCACGCATAGCTGCGAGATCGACTGGCTGCTGCCGGGCGTCGCGCCGACCGGCAAGTACTTCGAGGTGCCGATGCTCGCCGTGGTGTGCTTCCGCGGTGACAAGCTTTATAACGAACACATCTATTGGGATCAGGCTTCGGTGCTCGTGCAGGTGGGGCTGCTCGATCCCGAGGGCTTGCCGGTGGCGGGGATCGAAAGTGCGAGGAAGCTGCTGGATGAGACGTTGCCGTCGAATGGGTTGATGGGGGGTAGGTCGAAGGTTTGA
- a CDS encoding DUF6402 family protein: MRKELMPVSAKLMERWFAGELNYGPTDKDVAAEMNQKGVPYPAEMYDTTTIKLDWVLKHRRAKDPYGDLIKTQIYTARARQALKEILLPYAGRPCLDANSECAGNPSTLHRHFQFQYVKVGSSLSQKIGELLYADFHNNGVPDDLTGALGSFNIYAAFGYADFRREGTTRVAEISAIYVYVKDSYDFTDKQGEVSQYLGHWSVNGVIVLAYNGAMSYLNQPYLYFSYPVALGNSKVKGNVYYPVHNKDFKEWATKHQRGGDFVIYSDRRFVRIDPPIKVNL; encoded by the coding sequence ATGCGCAAGGAACTTATGCCAGTGTCGGCAAAGTTAATGGAACGTTGGTTTGCCGGGGAACTCAACTACGGGCCCACCGATAAAGACGTTGCGGCCGAAATGAATCAGAAAGGAGTGCCTTATCCTGCGGAAATGTATGACACGACGACGATCAAGCTCGATTGGGTATTGAAGCATCGACGAGCTAAAGACCCATACGGCGACTTGATAAAGACGCAGATCTACACAGCACGCGCAAGACAAGCACTGAAGGAGATTCTCCTGCCATATGCCGGGAGGCCATGTCTTGACGCGAACAGCGAGTGCGCGGGAAACCCCTCGACGCTTCACCGGCATTTCCAGTTCCAGTATGTGAAGGTCGGAAGCTCGCTGTCTCAGAAGATCGGAGAGCTTCTCTATGCTGACTTCCACAATAACGGGGTTCCTGACGATCTGACGGGCGCGTTGGGATCGTTCAACATATACGCGGCCTTTGGGTACGCCGACTTTCGCAGGGAAGGCACTACCAGGGTCGCCGAAATCTCCGCTATCTATGTATACGTTAAGGATAGTTATGACTTCACGGACAAACAGGGCGAAGTGTCGCAGTATCTTGGTCACTGGAGCGTAAACGGGGTGATCGTTCTGGCGTACAACGGCGCGATGTCATATCTGAACCAACCGTACTTATATTTTTCCTATCCTGTTGCGCTGGGGAACTCGAAGGTCAAGGGCAATGTGTACTACCCGGTTCACAATAAGGACTTTAAGGAGTGGGCGACAAAGCACCAGCGAGGAGGTGACTTTGTGATCTACTCGGACCGAAGGTTTGTCCGAATCGACCCACCGATCAAGGTGAATTTGTGA